Genomic segment of Paenibacillus sp. FSL R5-0623:
AGGATGCTGCCACCGGCAAAATTACCGCAAATGATCCTAAAGTCGTGGAAGCGCTACAATGGATGACCGACTTCGGCCAAAAATACAATGTCGAGGATATTGCCGGATTCACAAGTGCAGCGGGTACGGAGGAAATGGATCCGTTCATTTCCGGTCAAGTCAGCATGAAGATAAGTGGAAACTTTACGGTGAAGGGTATCGAAAAATTTAAGCCGGATTTAAACTACGGTGTTGCACCCATACCGACCCCAACAGGTACTAATTTTACGACATGGTCGGGAGGCGGGTCCGCCATTATCCCTAAAGGCGCCAAGAACGTCGCTGCTGCTTGGGAATTCCTCGAATTCTTAGGGAAAGAAGAGGGGCAAACGTTATTAAACGCTGACTCTCAAATTTCCGTTATCGATTCGGTTAACGACAAATACGGTTACAAAGACGATCCGATTATGAAGGAATTTATAAATATTTTGCCCAATTCACATAACCGCCCAGTTATTCCTGAAGGACAACTGCTGTGGAATGAGTTAGCTTCCGCTACGGAAAAGGCTACCCGCGGTAACGGTACTCCGAAAGAGAACCTGGATAGAGTAACAGAGACTGTTAATAAGGCTTTAGAAAAATACGACAAATAGGGTGCTCGGTAGGCAGGGAGCGAACTATCTCCTTGCCTATTCATGAATGACAATTGGAAGGAGAATGTACATGGCGAAACTGGCCGATCCAGTTCAAGTAAAAGCAATTCCATCGGCAAGGAAACGAGCACTCCACAGAACTAACGTGATTGGGTGGCTGTTTGCTTCACCTTGGGCTATAGGGCTGCTATGCTTTTATGCAATTCCCATGCTAATGTCCATCTACTTCAGCTTCACGACTTACAGCATTCTACAGCCTGGTGAATTTATCGGAATGAATAATTATAAAGAGCTTTTTCATGATCCTTTGTTTTGGAAATCCATATACAACACGATTTATTTTACGGTATTTTTTGTTCCATTAAGTATATTTTTCGGTGTGGCACTCGCTATGATGTTGAATATGAAGGTCAAGGGTATGGCTGTATTCAGAACGATCTTTTTCTTACCTACTCTCGTGCCACAAGTGGCTCTGGCTGTTCTGTGGATGTGGCTGTTACATCCAAACTTCGGATTGGTGAACGGGATGTTAGCGAATATCGGTATCGATGGGCCCGCTTGGCTTGGTGGTGAGTCGTGGTCCAAGCCCTCTCTCATTCTGATGTCGCTTTGGGGTATTGGGCAAGCTGTCGTTATCTACCTTGCAGGATTAGGAGACATCCCTGAGGAGTACTATGAAGCGGCGCAAATCGATGGAGCTAACTGGTTTCAGAAAACGAGAAAGGTAACCCTGCCTTTGCTCACTCCCGTTATTTTCTACAACCTTGTCATGGGAATGATTGGTGCATTCCAACAGTTTACTCTTCCCTATACATTGACCAAAGGGCAAGGAACTCCTGCAAATTCCATGACTTTTTACGTCATGTATTTATATGAGAACGGCTTTAGGTATTTCAAAATGGGTTATGCCTCCGCAATGGCCTGGATCTTATTTATTATCGTTATGGCATTAACCGGAATTATTTTTATTACGTCTAAACGCTGGGTTCATTATCAAGGGAAATAAGGAGGAAGTAAGGGATGAATCCTACCGCTATCAAAAGAATCAATCGTGCGTTAGCCTATGTATGTCTAACTGTTGCTTCTGCATTTTTCATGATTCCGTTCATTTGGCTGCTTTCGACTTCTCTTAAACCACTCACACAAATCTTTACATTCCCACCAGAGTGGATTCCGCGTCCAATTCTGTGGAGTAATTATTCCCGTGCTGTTGAGTACATCCCTTTCTGGACATATCTGAAAAACACGGCGATTATAACAATCGTTAGTACGCTTGGTGTAATCATATCCTGTCCCTTGGTTGCATATAGTTTTGCCAAGTTAGAGTACCGTGGGAGAGGTATACTTTTCTTTGTTACCCTTGCTGTTATGATGATCCCCGGACAGGTGACAATGATTCCTCTATTCCTGTTGTTTACTAAATTAGGTTGGGTAGGAACACCTCTTCCCCTGATTGTACCCCAATTTTTTGGAGTGCCCATTTACATTTTTCTATTGCGGCAGTTTTTCATGGGACTGCCTGATGCCCTGCGCGAAGCGGCCCGCTTAGACGGCGCTAGTGAGTTCCGCATATATTTACAGATCATGTTTCCACTAGCCAAATCCGCCGTTTTAGCGGTGGCATTGTTTCAATTTATGGGGAGCTGGACTGATTTCATGGGCCCCTTGCTCTATTTAACCAATGAACCATCTTACACGGTTTCGCTCGGATTGCAGCAATTTCAGAGTCAAAAAGGATCCGAATGGGGTCTATTAATGGCCGTATCCACCTTGATGACATTACCTATTATCGTTTTGTTCTTTTTTCTTCAAAAGACGTTTATTAGCGGCATTACATTTAGCGGTATAAAAGGTTGAACATCATTTGTATGAATTAAGCTCCAGCGATGCGGAACCCCAGGGATGTTAGGACGGACCATTCCGCGACATGGATCGGCTGTTATGGACCCACAGGTATCAATGGCATTATCGATCAGATCGCTCAGGCTCTGTTGGCTTGAGAGGCAGCTTTTAGATGAGGAGAAACATCCAGCTCGTGTTCTGTACCCTAAGTCGTAAATGATTAGCATAGCCCCATTGTTAAAATTGTAAAATCGAAAGAAAACGTTATGCTGCACCTATGGGACGCAGTAGCGTAACAAAAGCTGCATGGCCGATTGGCTTATGCAGCAGGAGGAAGCGCCACGACGATGAGGTCGCGGCGCTTTTTTCGTGCATCACGGCGTAGCTATCGTGATGCACCAAGTGTTGCCATCATGAGAAAGTGAGCTCGTGATGGCAGCATGACACCGCGCTAATGCACGCGGTGCAACCCCATAAGGTGCTGCCCATTGGGCGCAGCACCTCATCCTGACGAGGCGTGCCATTGCACAAGCCGCGCTCCGTTTACCTTTTACCACATTAAAAGCATCATTTAAATCGGAGAAAGCAACATGATATAATCAAAGTAAAACGGATCAAGGCAGGAGAGTTAAAGATCATGGATGATTTTACGAAAAAACGCATTCAAAAGATTATGGACCATTACACCGAGAATGCTGTACCCGAGCATGTGAAAAGTCAGATAAAGATTAGTTATAAAATCAGAAGGAAAAATGTGACGTTAATTGAAGAAAGACAAGCCTTTCAAAGTGATCAATGGGTACAGATGCCGGTAGCGCAGTTCAGATTGGATGAGAAGGCATGGAAAGTGTATTGGCAGGACAGTAAAGGCAAATGGCATTTCATCGATGATATCGAACCGAACGAAAATTTTGAAACACAACTCAGGATCGTTGACGAAGGTCATAACGGAATGTTCTGGGGTTAATTTTTCATATGTCAAATCGGCAACTATTGAAGAGACGGAGGCCACAGAATGGACCCGAAGACATACCTGGCAGAGCATTTTCCAAACCTGACCTTAGAACCGCCTCTTTTTTATAATTGGGAAGTTGCAATACGATTCGAACTTGGCAATTCTCTGATGTTTGGAATGAGTACGGAGCATTACATGGAACAAGTTTATCATCGATCACTTGAATTATTTAAGGCTCTTCATGATCAAGAAGATGAAGTCCTCTTAATAACTCAAGCTTATTTTGCAGATAAGCCTAAACACAAAGTGAAGAAGTTGAACCTGTACAGGAAATATATCAAGAAGAAAGAGCCGATTAGAGCCTTGAGCCTTGAGAAATTTCCAGGTTTGGATTGTGAACCGGATGACATCCTAGACCCAAAGGACAACATGTATAGGTACTGGACTAAATGTAGAGTTGAGGACTTGAAATATAATCAGTTAATCAAAGCTATATGTAATCATGATGTTGGAATTAAGCCAAGGATTTATCATAGGGTGTATTTCATTAATATAAGTAAGAAAACGATATTTCAGATCTATGATGATAGAGGTTGCGATGTTATTTCAGCATCAAGGGAAGAGCTAATGGATATTTATACAGAATATAACGATTGGATTTTAGATTATGATAGAGACAGAATTAACAATGTATTTCTAGGATAATGCGGGAAAACCTGAAATTAAATTGATCATAATCCTTAATGGAATGGATGATCGATGATCCAAGACCGTTTTCTGATGTTGATCGCGCAGGGATAATGTATTATTTGAAATACAGGTTTGGAAAAAAATTTAAGGGCGTTCAGATGTAAGGAGTAAGAATTATGGATAAAAAAGAAAAGAAGTTAATTATTGCGGTAATTGTACTTGCTGTAGTTGTATTAGGAATTATATGGTACCTAAAAGTAGGCTATCTATTAAGGAAACCAGAGATGCCCGAAGCAAATATTGCAATTCAGACCCAAATGGTCGATGGTGGCGCGATCAGTTTACGAAATGCTGATTACACGGAAAATCAAATCAAGGTTGGATATGAAGTGAAAGGGTTCAGTTTGGAGGAATATAATATTGCTTGTGAGCTTTATCATGACGGACATTTGATTTCAACTTCTGGCTCAACAGGTGGAGGTTTGATAGAACTGGACAAAAAGCATTATTACTTCATTGGTCATGAGAATATAACTGAAATGAATCTGCCTGAATCTATACATCTAAACGTGGAGATTAAAGTGATACCCAATGATTTTAGACAAAAAGCGATAACTTCATCCTTTGACGTTAGTCTTGATAAAGAAGTGCAATAGATTGAAGGGGCAGCTACGTCCGCAAAGGTCACCGTTGTTTGATGAAAACCTTAATTCAAATGGTACTTCTCCATAACGGAGTCACGGAAAGTTTCGTATTCTGATAACTCTTGTGCAGTGGAGGATTGAGGTACACTATATTGAGTTATCCCTTCAAGGCTGAATTTGCCTAGGTTATAGTTGATTAATCCATAATCACCAAAGGTGTTTTTCATCAAGAAAAGCACACTTTTATCACCCTTCTGCAGTTCTACATAGTCATCAACTGTATATTTGACGTCTCCTTCTAGACTAACGGGTTCAATGATCGTCAATTCGTTCTGATCCGAAGGGAAGTCGTTGGGTTTCTTCAATATCTTTTCAATCTTGATATTTGTATTGGTGTGATAGGATTGCATGGTTCCATCATCAAATGCAGTAATAACATGCTCTCGATCTCTGAAATCTTCTGTTGCATAACCAATAACGATCAGTTCAGCAAACGCATCCAGCTTATCTATTTCATGAAATATTAAAGAGTTGGCTGGAAGGTTGACGACTTTATGAATGGGCAAGTCCGGTTTCGATTGACCATTCATATATGCTAATGTACCAATGGAGACAGCTAGGAATATCAATACAGAGATTATTACAATTTTATTTTTGAAAAGAGACATGATCTCATCCTCTCCGTGAAATTGAGTTTTTGCAAGGATTTTACTGCATTTCTACTATACACATATCTGAAAATTATTGTAAATTTAATTGTATAAGTCAGAAGAGTTCAAGGAGGATCCTATGAAGACCATTGTGTATATGGTTAGGCATGCGGAGTCACCGTATACGGAAGGAACGGAAAGGACCAGAGGACTTACTTTGGAGGGCAAGGTGAATGCAGAACGAATAACGGAAATCTTAACGAATGAAGGAATAGACGCCATTGTCTCAAGTCCTTATGCCAGGGCTATTCTAACCTTAGAAGGTGTGGCAGCAGCGTTAGGATTAGATATTCAGATCATGGAGGATCTTCGGGAAAGACATTTTTCAGATGATATGATTGCGGATGAAGAGTTCGAGCCTGCTTCGAAGAAGATGTTTGATGACCCTGATTATGCATTGTCAGGAGGCGAGTCGAACACGGTTTGCCAGAATAGGGCAGTGGGCGTTTTGAAACAGATTTTAGAAGAATACAAGGGTAAAAAGGTGACGATCGGCACACACGGACATGTAATGACGTTAATGATGAATTACTTTGATTCGAGTTACGGATTGGATTTCATGAATCAAACCAAGAAACCGGACATTTATCGATTACAATTTGACGAGATGGAATTAGAGAACGTGACAAGGCTATGGGGCAAATAGGGTGAAAGATATGGAACGAGGACTCATTATATTTTTGAACATAACGTCAAAGGTTAGTTATGAAAGATGGAATACCTATGAATAAAGATAATTCCAAACCAACTTTAATGATTATACTTCACGAGATTTATGGAATAAACGATCATATTAAGTACTTTAGTGACATGTTGATCATGAAAGGTTTTGATGTCGTAATTCCAAATCTCATTGGTCGGGAGTCATTTACATATGATGAAGAGGATAGGGCATATCAACATTTTTATAACAAAATTGGATTAACCCAAGCATTATCTAAAGTAGTAGATGTAGTAAATCTTAAAAGAGATAAGTATGAATATATTTTCATTATAGGTTTTAGCGTAGGTGCAACAATTGCATGGATGAGTAGCGAGCATGGAGTCGATGGAATTATTGGATTTTATGGATCGAGAATAAGAAATTATTTAGAGATAGAACCAAGTTGTCCAACCTTGTTAATTTTCGCAAGACATGAGGAATCAGTGAATGTATTAGACTTAGAAGCAAAATTACGGGTTAAAAAGCATACGAATATAAAAGTTATAGAAGCCGAACATGGATTTATGAACCCATATTATAGTGCATACAATAACCATGAGTGTTTGGAATGTATAGAGAAATGCAAGGAATTTCTTATGCAAATCGTCGAAGAAGACACAGTCATCCGATGACAATGTATTCACGCTGCGGGTTATCAGAACAATTAGTTCTAATTTACGCTGTTTACTCTTTACTTATTGAGAAAGGAAGTGATCGTATTAGTAATATTGACAAGCGAAATAGACTTAGTGAAGAAGTGTTCACTTATAAAACTGCTAAAGACAATAAAGTATTCATTTACTGGAAGGGAAAGCAAGTTACTATACTCTCTGGTAAGGCGAGTGATAAATTTTTAAAAGCAATAGAAGGAAAGGATCATAAGGGTACCCAATTAGTAATGGCCAAAATTACTGGAAATTTTAAACGCGGCAATGAGAAAGATAATAAATCATGAGTAATAAACAGCATATTCACGAGAGGCTCAACAGTATGGACTGCAGATGTATTAACAACGATCATGGAACCGGGCAGTGAAACACTAAGAAATAGGAGGGTTCATATGAAAGCTGTGATTTGCACCAATTACGGACCGCCAGAAGTGCTGCAGATGAAAGAGATGGAAAAGCCTAAACCGAAAGACCATGAGGTTTTAATTAAAGTTTTTGCAGCCACTGCACATATTGGTGATACCCGTATTCGAAGAGCGGATCCATTCTTGGTGAGACTTGTATTTGGCATGCTGAAGCCCAGGAAAAATTTAATACTTGGCCTGGAAATATCCGGTGTGATTGAGTCGGTAGGGAAAGACGTACAATCCTTTAAGGAAGGAGACAAGGTCTTTGGGCTTACAGGCTTTTGTGGGGGTTATGCCGAATACATTTGTTTACCTGAAAAAGTGAAAAAAGGAACCGGAGAAAAAAAGGGAATGGTTGCAATAAAGCCCAACAATCTATCCTACGAAGAAGCTGCGGCCGTTCCATCGGGAGCACTTACAGCTTTGAAAAATTTGCAAAAAGCAAAAATCAAGCCAGGTCAGAAAATATTGATCTATGGAGCATCCGGTAGCCTTGGGACCTATGCAATCCAACTTGCGAAATACTATGAGGCAGAAGTCACAGCGGTGTGCAGTAAAAGTAATTTTGGATTGGTAGAATCTATAGGAGCGGATAAAGTAATCGATTATACCGAAGAAGACTTTACGCAATCAGAAACTAAATACGATATCGTTTATGATGCCGTAATAAAAGCCGAACCCTCACAATGCCAAAAAATCCTAACACCCAATGGTGTTTTTCTAAACAACAGTCGCCTTCCGAAAATGGAAGAAGCCGATTTACTCTTTCTCAAAGAGTTGATCGAGGAAAACAAACTAAAACCAATCATCGATCGAACCTATACT
This window contains:
- a CDS encoding dienelactone hydrolase family protein; the protein is MNKDNSKPTLMIILHEIYGINDHIKYFSDMLIMKGFDVVIPNLIGRESFTYDEEDRAYQHFYNKIGLTQALSKVVDVVNLKRDKYEYIFIIGFSVGATIAWMSSEHGVDGIIGFYGSRIRNYLEIEPSCPTLLIFARHEESVNVLDLEAKLRVKKHTNIKVIEAEHGFMNPYYSAYNNHECLECIEKCKEFLMQIVEEDTVIR
- a CDS encoding carbohydrate ABC transporter permease, translating into MNPTAIKRINRALAYVCLTVASAFFMIPFIWLLSTSLKPLTQIFTFPPEWIPRPILWSNYSRAVEYIPFWTYLKNTAIITIVSTLGVIISCPLVAYSFAKLEYRGRGILFFVTLAVMMIPGQVTMIPLFLLFTKLGWVGTPLPLIVPQFFGVPIYIFLLRQFFMGLPDALREAARLDGASEFRIYLQIMFPLAKSAVLAVALFQFMGSWTDFMGPLLYLTNEPSYTVSLGLQQFQSQKGSEWGLLMAVSTLMTLPIIVLFFFLQKTFISGITFSGIKG
- a CDS encoding DUF3024 domain-containing protein, translating into MDDFTKKRIQKIMDHYTENAVPEHVKSQIKISYKIRRKNVTLIEERQAFQSDQWVQMPVAQFRLDEKAWKVYWQDSKGKWHFIDDIEPNENFETQLRIVDEGHNGMFWG
- a CDS encoding histidine phosphatase family protein translates to MKTIVYMVRHAESPYTEGTERTRGLTLEGKVNAERITEILTNEGIDAIVSSPYARAILTLEGVAAALGLDIQIMEDLRERHFSDDMIADEEFEPASKKMFDDPDYALSGGESNTVCQNRAVGVLKQILEEYKGKKVTIGTHGHVMTLMMNYFDSSYGLDFMNQTKKPDIYRLQFDEMELENVTRLWGK
- a CDS encoding NAD(P)-dependent alcohol dehydrogenase, which translates into the protein MKAVICTNYGPPEVLQMKEMEKPKPKDHEVLIKVFAATAHIGDTRIRRADPFLVRLVFGMLKPRKNLILGLEISGVIESVGKDVQSFKEGDKVFGLTGFCGGYAEYICLPEKVKKGTGEKKGMVAIKPNNLSYEEAAAVPSGALTALKNLQKAKIKPGQKILIYGASGSLGTYAIQLAKYYEAEVTAVCSKSNFGLVESIGADKVIDYTEEDFTQSETKYDIVYDAVIKAEPSQCQKILTPNGVFLNNSRLPKMEEADLLFLKELIEENKLKPIIDRTYTLDEIVEAHRYVDTGRKKGNVAITVR
- a CDS encoding DUF3885 domain-containing protein encodes the protein MDPKTYLAEHFPNLTLEPPLFYNWEVAIRFELGNSLMFGMSTEHYMEQVYHRSLELFKALHDQEDEVLLITQAYFADKPKHKVKKLNLYRKYIKKKEPIRALSLEKFPGLDCEPDDILDPKDNMYRYWTKCRVEDLKYNQLIKAICNHDVGIKPRIYHRVYFINISKKTIFQIYDDRGCDVISASREELMDIYTEYNDWILDYDRDRINNVFLG
- a CDS encoding sugar ABC transporter permease, which encodes MAKLADPVQVKAIPSARKRALHRTNVIGWLFASPWAIGLLCFYAIPMLMSIYFSFTTYSILQPGEFIGMNNYKELFHDPLFWKSIYNTIYFTVFFVPLSIFFGVALAMMLNMKVKGMAVFRTIFFLPTLVPQVALAVLWMWLLHPNFGLVNGMLANIGIDGPAWLGGESWSKPSLILMSLWGIGQAVVIYLAGLGDIPEEYYEAAQIDGANWFQKTRKVTLPLLTPVIFYNLVMGMIGAFQQFTLPYTLTKGQGTPANSMTFYVMYLYENGFRYFKMGYASAMAWILFIIVMALTGIIFITSKRWVHYQGK